The Sabethes cyaneus chromosome 3, idSabCyanKW18_F2, whole genome shotgun sequence DNA window CCCTTTaagtctcttcctttcatgtatttggtcttcgacgtatCAATTATTAgctcaattctcctagactccgctgtCAGTTTGGCGCAGATTTCCTCCActatcgcaaagttcctggctatgatatctctcgtttcgatacccactCGTCAGATCACAACCTCAAGGGCGattttgaacagcatgcagaatgtagctctgattagtcgcgtcagtttgtccggtatAAATtgtgctcgtgcattatctgacaTAGCTGGTCACGATCAATTGCATCGAATGCcgttttgaagtcaataaagatgtgatgagcGGACCCGTTGTACTTCCCACATTTCTGCTAGATCTGTCGTATGGTAAAAAAGcgatccgtagttgcgcgagccgtCATGAAGCTCGCCTGATAACATGTACCCTGTGAAACTTTGTGCTAACCGGCGCaataggatctgggagagtaccttataggcggcgtttaccgaTCATTCTtattgtagatgggacaaactactccttccatccattcctccggtagtttctcctcctcgcAAATCTGTGAAATAACCTAGTGTAGAGCCATTACTAGCAATTataaaacatatttataaaGCTCTACTGGTAGGCAATCCTTAGCGACGGCTTTGTTGGTGTTCAGCaaaccgatttctcgtttgacttcttggagaccAGGTGCTGGAACATttctatcttccatgggcactcctaggttaacgtCTGTTGCGTCtctttctgcaacttcgccattgaggtgttccaatgagtttaaaaaggtgtggcagatgaagacatttgatggtattagtagcgaaaaatcagaaaacgacgtcaaactacaaaaacaaacctcgtcggacaatggggtttgttttcggagtttgacgtcacgcttcatcgtgattggtccatttacgattccacccacaccatgatgaaatttcttcattgcactaacaccacttaaccaacattgccacacctgtatatatcacattggagGTGTTCAGtgtagaactgcttccaccaaGTTTGCGATCAGATTCTCTCCCTAGTCTCTACCCATGTGAGGATTCGGTATGTAGcgcttacgagattggttcaccttcttgtaAAACTTGCGCTTGTTGTCCTAAGTTGTTGTAATTCTTCACCATCTCTGTCTTCCTTCCCGAGTAGTGCACTTTCATCACATTTGGTTGTAGTAACCCATTTTTGACTAGTTTCAGTTATAAATAGGTTGCTAAAACAGAATATGAcggaagtgtgctgcttgggttctGACGCTGTGAACAGATGACTGTTAAAAAGTAATTTCAAACCCTATTTCCCATATTTTCAAGCTAATTTTACTAAATCCCAATTAAAGCTAAACTTTAAGCTGGTGAAATTTGGTAGATCTCGTGAACCGTAAATGACCGTCAACAATGTCATGAAATCTGCTCCATATTAAAATGTTAACCCCAGCGTGATAATCCCAAGTCTGAGAAATGCCAGCAGCTGTACGTCTTTGGTTTATTAAACTCGTTAAATCATTGCAATACTTACTCGGTCACCCTTATGTGTGATGAACGGCAACAGCTTTGCGAGAGTGTCCAATTGCGGGTGCGGTTTTCCAACCTAGAATAGAAAAGCATTGTTTTAGAATTACGACTGTAATACTGTGAAAGCGGTCGCCTAGAAAGCAAACGTCCTTGAAACGAACAACGGTCTTTCTACTTAGGTAATTTCGCATCAAGTTTTGCACACCACCTAAATATGTAGGTTACAAACCAACGCACGTAAGGAAATGACCAACGTCGTTGGTTGCATCACAAAATCCAATTAAAAAGCGGGACATTCGCTGGGGAAATTTATTCTCGATGCTGATTTGAGTAGGAGTAACTGCGAAAAAACACGTTGAAAGTGACACGCTTTGTCAGTATTCTCTATATTTTGCATTTTCTTTGACTTACTAGGCGTAATCAACTGAACTTATATATTAGAATCGCCCGAAGGTTGCAGTTTGTAATTCAATCTAACCGAGCTTTACACGGAAACAATGCAACGTTCGATAGActtatcacagactaacagacgtaacacttcgaacgaattttctaacaaaacatcgtttcaatgacatccctaaaacttggaaaaaacactagcatcacctggcgcagtcttcgcgctacgcagagtaggtCGCTATAAtgttagcaatgctataaatttacttgtatattatctgacaacagcgccagcgcagacgagcggcgttctcgcgtaacgttgtttgttttgagtcgtggcttaagtgaaaatttgaaatgatcgtttttattgacgatggaatgagccttcagtgttacgtctgttagtctgtggactTACTTTATCCTCACTCATCGATGACGACGAGATAAATTTGCGACTCTAGGTCTAGAAAATGATCCAACAATTCCAGCGCTTGAGTGGCAGAGCAAGGTCATCCTGTATTACAATATAATAGAAAAACTTGGGTTTTCCTCGTTACCGACCGACGAGTGACTAGTAGGTACGGGGTTTAAGTCACCGCCTGTTACCCAGACACGCATTCAACCGGTAGCAACGATCTGTAAACCACTAGTCAACGAAACTAAAACCGCACAGTATGTAAATTGCACCACCGACCACTGCATAGCCGAGGCACAGCTAACTTCCATAGAATGATGCGAACAAACGTTTTACTCCACGCGGCTTTATCCCGGCCGTTTAGTAATTATCTCGTCAGAAAGAATTGAATAAATCAACATTCATCAGCTAATATTGTTTCTCGTGCAGTGACCACACCAAGCCGACCTGGATGAATGACAAAGCTACATGAATTATTGTGACAACGCACTTGCACTGAATGGCTGTAAACTGTTTATTAACCTGTGCTCCGTCCGTCGGTTGCACTTTTCTGCCAGTCACCATCACATGGCCTAACGTCGCAGCTTCAGTTTAGTAATCGTTAACCCCTGCGAGCCCTTTGGCTATATAGACGATAATTGCTTGAAGGTATTAGGAAATTCAACGCCCTTTCTCTGTGGACTTTGTATCCGTAACCTGTTGCAGGAGCGGCCAACAATTACTTCCTAGGTACCTACTGGCCTAATCCTAATTGTCGGTTGTGAGACCGATTGTACTACGACGTCTGTGTCGCAGTGGTAATCTACACGTGACTGCTGCGCGTTGCACCACCCCTCCGAATTCCCCCGTAATGTTGGGATGTTTTGATATACTCGAGCAGCCAACGATGCACAAGATTGTCAGCATTAGTAAACTGTTAGTAAATTAAAGAGCGCACAGGTTATAGAATCGAGGGtactatttttgttgtgttgtCCACAATAATTACTATGCTCGGTTTCCAGTTTCAATATGGGTCGTTATGACGAGGTGCATTGGCAGATCTGGCACAGTGCAATTGTGCTATGGTTTTAATTCCGTCACACTTTAGTGTCGGTGATGGCCCGATCATTGGAGTCTTGCAAAAAGTGAACGGAGCTACATCGCACTTTTTCAGTTTGAAGTCAGTGTGTAAGATTAATTTATGCGATCGGGGACTTCCATACTGTGACGGTGATTACATTGAGGTAAGCTTAACTTAATTTATTGCAGTCTAACGACATCTATGGTACCTTGAACTttgctatttatttatttacaatagTGAAGGATTGTTTATGATGTTCCAGATTGTACATAATCAACAACACTTTGGTACATAATCAACACCTCTGATAGAATCGGTCTTGTAACGATCGGGTCGATTGTCAACCTACATCTTTCCGATTCGTATGAAAAACTAGATTTGCTTGTAATTtctttaggtttttagcttttTCTCTAGCAATTGTTGTTCTATATTTTCGCTTTTAATAATCTAACTGTCCTGTAATCGCACAAATCTCAGCTTCCTTGCGATGACACACTGTAAAATACGGTTAATAAACGTCCAATATTCGAACCTTTCGATGTTGATTACAAGAAGTaaatatcataaaaaattcCTGGCACGTTCGAATCACGCGCCAGTTGGTTTCAACTTGGTTCATTCCGTTGCCCGACAGACAACCTGTACGGCGCGTGATGGGTGCGTTGTTTTGATGACCTTTGCAAATGAACCGCTTTCGAGTGTGCCACAATAAATGTTTGATTCGGCCGAACAAAGTGCGATACCCGTACTTCATCGCATGATTTTTCGGGATCAGGTCAAGatttaattaaaaacaaattaagtCTGACTTACCTTCAAAAATACACCCAGCACAGCCAATCCATCAGGCTGGCCGGCAGCTTCGGCAAAGCTGGCATACTTGGAGCGATTCCAGTGCACCAGATGCAGCTCACCGGCGAAGGATTCACCGTCCACGGTATGCTCCGAGCCCCGTGAATCCGAGCAGCCCCAGTGGCAGTGGAACTGCTCCAGAATGAATTCCTCGTCCTGCAGGGGTCCCCCGGTCAGCAGGGAACCCTTGCCATTGACATCGACCCGCCAGCAGTAACCCGGATTGACCAGACTGCGTGTGTTTTCCGGAATGTACGTCCAACGGAGCGGTTTTTCCTTCAGGTCGCTCGACTGTTTCGTTCTCTTGGTGATAATATCTACCGGCGATTGACGCTGGCCGGCCGCTTCCGGGTACATTTTTGGCCATACATGTGGTCCTGTAAAGCAATAGGAAAATACAAAACCAGTGGTGAATGATCAAATTTAAAACCATATCATTAGATTTTATAACTAATTATACCATAATTCACTGTAAATTAGATGATGATAGTTTCAGGAATTGATCCTCTCGGTACCTGACCCAGGTCATCACTTCTTAGTGCACTTGTTTCACAATCTCAAACGTATTTTCTTCCAAAATGTACTGAGCTTTCTATGCCATCGAATATAATCAAATAAACTTTCACCTTTGTAAACGTTCTGAACCATTATAGGGTGTTGACACACGGTCGGCAGCAACATCAACAGCCAGCGATGTCTTTCAATTCAAATGAATATTTAAACCCGATAATCGCTCCCAAATTGATTCCACCCAACTAGACTACAAAGTAGTTTAGGGTAAATTTGAACATAGTGAATGacttattgacgatggaattaaatttttcaaagaTGTGACTTCCGAGGCTTTCTTTTTATTTGCTGCGGGAAATAAACCACAGTAAAACAATTAGCTTATGTGTCAGATCAGATTCACTGCTATTATAGAACCGACTGTTATAGGAACGTAACACCTTTTTTCGGATCCTATAACAGTCAATTTACATTTGGTTTTGGCTGGGATTGTGTCATAATGGAGGCGCCTTTTAAAAAAACGGGGCAAACGCCGTTCGCCGAATGCATACTTGTCCTAGGAGTACACCTTTtgtaaattattatttaataaaaaaataaattcagtATAAAATGTATTCcggcttttcagttttttttttgtagaaatcAGAACAGTTTTTTAAATTCTTTCCTATGTTTCGGCTTTGAGCTGGAATTGAAGCTTAAATATAAagccgaaacgtcggaaagaATTTAAAAAACTGCTCTGATTTCTACAAACGACTGAAAATCtggacaaaaagtgaaaattaacatCAATAAATTCAGTAATTTTACAATTTAGTCTCTCAGTTGTCCACGAGGTACTTCAAGTCATACTTGCACTGTAGATGGTCTTCTGCAGTTCACCGGGAATTTGTAGCTGGCCGGAAGGCCGCTAAGTGTTTCCGTCTTCTAAATGCCTTCAGGACGTGCTAAACGAGTGACTTTAGCGCCACCTCTAATGAGGGCCACTCGTCAGATGGAATTTGCCCAGCTTGAAACCTGATCTCAGGGCAGGTTTTGAATAAAGTCCCGAAACGGCGTATAGTGCGAAGAGCTTTTAAAGGCCGAAAGAGTTACTCCGTTTGACGTACGATGGAGCCACTGCTCCGCTTAGCGATTATCACAACCGTCTCACCGACGCACGAAAACTCGCAGCGCCTCAAAAGTGTTTTCTCATCACCGGTCGAACGTACTCGACCAATCTCGCTATTTCGCTTCAGCGCAGCAGAGGGGTCATTTACCGGTAACCCCCCGGAATACAATAACGACAAAAAAGGAAATCTAAACAACGTACGTGGAATGTGAGAAGTTCTTTCGGACAAGATTATCTGATTGGGAAGCGCTTTCTCTTATTTAAAGGTTACAGCTGCTTTATTTATTGCTTGGTAGGGTTGGTGGTGTACATTGGTTCAGTCACGTGTTATGTTCCTTACTCTCTCTAGTGGTTTGCTTCCCTACTAACTCTTACTGTGCGGTCAGATCAAGCACGCTCACCATTGGTCGAACGGGTGAAGCACACTCGGCAAAAGCTCTCGAGTGGCAATAAAGCAAGAAGGTGTAAGTGAGTGATTACGGTCGGCTCAATGAGCTATTTTTACTCACGCAGGTTAAGTAGATCGTTGCAGGCTATTTTTAGATGCCAGTTTCTGCAAAGCTCCGGTATCGTGGATGTCGTTCAAAAATAGCGATGATGCGCCAATCATGCGCGATGGCTGAATAGTGTTGCCAGCGATGGCGTTACTCGCGCCTACAAAATGGCACCGGAAGCTGACGAACAATGCTCCGGGGGCTGCACAATGGCCGGGCAATTAAACAACGGTGGTCTCGGCCGTGCAAAAATGGCGTTGCGCTGATCGGCGTCAAGATGTAAATCGTCGCAATTACCGACTTGCGGTAGAACAGTCGATAGCTTCGAATCCGTCGTGGGTCAGCAGCGTGGATGCGGGACGTAAAGCTACGCTAGTATACGGCTGGCGAAGAAAGAGGCAAAAACAAAGCCAAAACAAAGCCATCGAGGGGTCCCCGAAGGAAGCCTACACGCAGTCCAGAGACCCTCCGGATGCAGCCATAAACCGGCTTCTAGAGGAGCAATCAGTTTTGGGTCCTCTTACAAGACACCAGCCATACCACTACCAAGAAAAGCTATTGTCAAGTGTAACGCCGAACTAGctcaaaaaaaatcattcttAGGTTTTAGAAAATTAGTTATTTTTGTGGTGGATCAAGTTAAATCACTAGAAACACTTATGTTAGCAACAAAAACTGCTGGTATTTCTATGCCTAAACAAGTTTTGTAAGCTTGGTGCcccagaacagaagtggaaattaaaatccaaacatatacatgctactttctgctAGGTTTGGCATGGTTTGACATAGGTATAGGTTTGGCATCAAGAACTTTAGATAGACTCCACTTTGTGAGAATCCGGCTGACGCTCCATTCGCTACGAGCCTTTAAAAAATCGATGACATCAAGACAAAGTGACTACGACGAAAACCACAAAGCCACGAATCGCCGGCTGCCCTAATCGATCGGATTTTAATTGCATCCGACAACAAGGGAGAATGGTCAACTAGCCCACGCTTTCGACCAATACGGATGCCTTGTATCCTGCCTCTTAGCCCCGTCGGTAGATCTCAAAACTATCCCACTCTGTCAATAACCAGCCCGCTAACTCCGGTTTAGTCCGTCACCGCCTCACCATTGATAGCTGCATCACCCGATGAAGGTTTCACCTCCTCACCGCCTCATCAACCTCTCACTACGAAAGAGCTCGTCCAACCTAGCTTAGAGGATATCATCATC harbors:
- the LOC128741173 gene encoding carbonic anhydrase 2, which gives rise to MSNVWGYTELNGPHVWPKMYPEAAGQRQSPVDIITKRTKQSSDLKEKPLRWTYIPENTRSLVNPGYCWRVDVNGKGSLLTGGPLQDEEFILEQFHCHWGCSDSRGSEHTVDGESFAGELHLVHWNRSKYASFAEAAGQPDGLAVLGVFLKVGKPHPQLDTLAKLLPFITHKGDRVTITKPLDPAHLLPEGKAYWTYLGSLTTPPCTESVTWILFKEPIEVSHEQLELFREMRCYDAREECPCDDSLHKTFEYGKVINNYRPPLELGNRELREYGEH